A genome region from Tolypothrix sp. PCC 7712 includes the following:
- the kdpB gene encoding potassium-transporting ATPase subunit KdpB, translated as MTTNIDSSPSPRPPRVPQGTRDSRRHTPKADMRGLYQRAIKESFVKLHPRVAVKNPVMFVVWVGTIVTFLVTLNPSLFGTLQVDVNQQRLLNGLITLILFLTVVFANFAEAVAEGRGKAQADSLRSTRSDTIARKVLPDGTIQQVNSTELRRNDLVKVIANDMIPADGEVIQGIGSVDESAITGESAPVLKQPGTDIASSVTGGTRLLSDELTIRITADPGQGFIDRMISLVEGAERTKTPNEIALTVLLAVLTQVFLIVVATMPPFVNYIANFISTVFGAEASNSLRAGASVAILISLLVALIPTTIGGLLSAIGIAGMDRVAQFNVIATSGRAVEACGDINTLVLDKTGTITLGNRMADEFIPVNSYTLQDVARVALAASVFDETPEGRSIVSLADSLGVRVDFDSKQAEGVEFSAKTRMSGTNLPNGKEVRKGAVDAIKGFVRSRGGRIPDDVDAAYERVSRLGGTPLAVCQNDQIFGVIYLKDIVKPGLKERFDQLRRMGVKTIMLTGDNRITASVIAQEAGVDDFIAEATPEDKISVIRGEQSQGKLVAMTGDGTNDAPALAQANVGLAMNSGTQAAKEAANMVDLDSDPTKLIDLVTIGKQLLITRGALTTFSIANDIAKYFAIIPTIFAAAGIGALNIMALKSAQSAIISALIYNALIIPVLIPLALKGVKFRPLTADQLLKRNIFIYGVGGIIAPFIAIKLIDVILPLS; from the coding sequence ATGACAACTAATATAGACTCATCCCCTTCACCTCGCCCGCCTCGTGTTCCCCAGGGAACGCGTGATTCGCGCAGACACACGCCTAAAGCAGATATGCGGGGGCTTTATCAAAGGGCAATTAAAGAATCATTTGTCAAACTGCATCCCCGAGTTGCTGTTAAGAACCCAGTGATGTTTGTGGTGTGGGTGGGGACAATTGTGACTTTCTTAGTTACTCTCAACCCCAGTTTATTCGGTACTTTACAGGTAGATGTCAATCAGCAACGCTTGTTAAACGGGTTAATTACCTTAATTCTGTTTTTGACAGTGGTGTTTGCTAACTTTGCGGAAGCTGTTGCGGAAGGAAGAGGTAAAGCCCAAGCAGATTCTTTAAGGTCAACACGTTCTGATACGATCGCTCGCAAAGTTCTTCCTGATGGTACGATTCAACAAGTTAATTCTACGGAATTACGCCGCAACGATTTAGTAAAAGTCATTGCTAATGACATGATTCCTGCCGATGGCGAAGTCATTCAAGGCATCGGTTCGGTGGATGAGTCGGCAATTACGGGGGAATCTGCACCTGTACTCAAGCAACCGGGTACAGATATTGCTAGTTCTGTAACTGGAGGTACACGCTTACTTTCAGATGAATTAACGATTCGCATCACTGCTGATCCCGGTCAGGGCTTTATTGACCGGATGATTTCGCTTGTGGAAGGGGCTGAAAGAACTAAAACTCCAAATGAAATTGCCTTAACAGTATTGTTAGCAGTACTTACCCAAGTCTTCTTAATTGTCGTGGCAACCATGCCGCCCTTTGTTAACTACATTGCTAACTTTATTAGTACTGTGTTTGGGGCGGAAGCCAGCAACAGTTTACGTGCAGGTGCTAGCGTTGCCATCTTAATTTCACTGTTGGTAGCTTTAATACCCACAACTATCGGTGGTTTGCTCAGTGCAATTGGGATTGCCGGGATGGATAGAGTTGCCCAATTTAACGTCATTGCTACCTCTGGACGGGCAGTAGAAGCTTGCGGTGATATTAACACCTTAGTGCTAGACAAAACTGGGACAATTACCTTGGGTAACCGCATGGCTGATGAGTTTATCCCTGTAAATAGTTACACTCTTCAAGATGTAGCCAGAGTTGCTTTAGCTGCCAGTGTATTTGATGAAACACCAGAAGGCAGATCAATTGTCTCACTAGCCGATAGTTTGGGGGTCAGGGTTGATTTCGACTCCAAACAAGCCGAAGGAGTGGAATTTTCCGCCAAAACTCGGATGAGTGGGACTAACTTACCCAATGGGAAGGAAGTCCGTAAAGGTGCAGTCGATGCGATTAAAGGCTTTGTCCGTTCTCGCGGTGGTCGAATTCCTGATGATGTCGATGCAGCTTATGAGCGAGTTTCTCGTTTAGGTGGTACACCCTTAGCAGTCTGCCAAAATGACCAAATTTTCGGCGTGATTTATCTCAAAGATATCGTCAAACCTGGCTTAAAGGAAAGGTTTGACCAACTGCGGCGCATGGGTGTGAAAACTATCATGCTGACTGGTGACAACCGCATTACGGCTAGTGTAATTGCTCAAGAAGCCGGAGTTGACGACTTTATCGCCGAAGCTACACCAGAAGACAAGATTAGCGTGATTCGTGGCGAACAGTCTCAAGGTAAGCTGGTGGCAATGACAGGTGATGGTACTAACGATGCACCTGCATTAGCCCAAGCTAACGTCGGGTTAGCCATGAACTCTGGGACTCAAGCCGCCAAAGAAGCTGCAAACATGGTGGACTTAGATTCTGACCCCACCAAGTTAATTGATTTGGTGACTATTGGTAAACAGTTGCTCATTACCCGTGGGGCGTTAACTACTTTCTCTATCGCCAACGATATCGCTAAATACTTCGCTATTATCCCCACTATCTTTGCTGCAGCAGGTATTGGCGCACTGAATATTATGGCGTTAAAAAGTGCCCAATCGGCAATTATCTCAGCGTTGATTTATAACGCTTTAATTATCCCTGTACTCATTCCCCTAGCACTTAAAGGCGTGAAGTTTCGCCCTTTAACAGCGGATCAACTCTTAAAACGCAACATTTTTATTTATGGTGTGGGCGGAATTATTGCACCTTTCATCGCCATTAAACTCATCGATGTAATTTTACCTTTGTCTTAA
- a CDS encoding potassium-transporting ATPase subunit F: protein MKSLQKSTQIIADITEIFSDWRKQKLPLSIFLGMCFNLVVAPVVYAATGEEFSRTQAWALGLLGLVTLSLSIYLFFVMFVPEKF from the coding sequence ATGAAATCGCTCCAAAAATCTACCCAAATAATTGCAGATATTACCGAAATATTTTCAGACTGGCGTAAACAAAAACTGCCCTTATCCATATTTCTGGGAATGTGCTTCAACCTGGTGGTTGCGCCTGTTGTATATGCAGCCACAGGTGAGGAATTTTCTCGCACACAAGCCTGGGCTTTGGGATTGTTAGGACTAGTAACCCTGAGTCTTTCTATTTATTTATTTTTTGTGATGTTTGTACCGGAGAAATTCTAA
- the kdpC gene encoding K(+)-transporting ATPase subunit C — protein sequence MSFTREASRAIRSTFVLWIIGAIIYPLMMIAVGQIVFPYQANGSLIKDSQGQVVGSALIGQPFSSDRYFNSRPSTTSYSTADPAKDDAKVLQTGVSGASNLAPSNSALLERIKGKDDPDPSKRVEGDLNRLKKAGVQPTADLVYTSGSSLDPHITPEAAKAQIARVAKARGISSQELETLINQNTDGRFLGIFGEPGVNVLQLNLALDALKSAS from the coding sequence ATGAGTTTTACCAGAGAAGCCAGCAGAGCAATTCGTTCTACCTTTGTACTTTGGATAATTGGCGCAATTATCTATCCATTGATGATGATTGCTGTGGGACAGATTGTATTTCCCTATCAAGCCAATGGTAGTTTAATCAAAGATAGCCAAGGTCAAGTTGTCGGTTCTGCTTTAATTGGTCAACCATTTAGTAGCGATCGCTATTTTAACTCTCGCCCCAGCACCACCAGCTACAGTACCGCCGATCCTGCAAAAGATGATGCTAAAGTCTTACAAACAGGGGTTTCCGGTGCTAGTAACCTTGCTCCCAGCAACTCCGCCTTACTAGAACGCATCAAAGGTAAAGACGATCCCGATCCCAGCAAACGGGTTGAAGGCGATTTAAACCGTTTGAAAAAAGCCGGTGTCCAACCTACCGCAGATTTAGTTTACACCTCTGGTTCTAGCCTTGACCCCCACATTACCCCTGAAGCAGCCAAAGCACAAATTGCCCGTGTCGCTAAAGCGCGAGGAATATCATCCCAAGAGTTAGAAACTTTAATTAATCAAAATACTGATGGTCGTTTTCTGGGAATTTTTGGTGAGCCTGGGGTCAATGTCTTGCAATTAAATCTCGCTTTAGATGCTTTAAAATCTGCCAGTTAA
- a CDS encoding ATP-binding cassette domain-containing protein, with protein sequence MVQLPSQSQTVLSTNPYLELNNQGEVLYFELKKPQHILGRDPNVADLVVPQQWNVVSRCQAVLRQDGVDYRIYDGDGQQPSSNKLYVSHSLVTPTEGYYLNHGVELQIAQNPNQLIQVRYFNPNNAHSVTTPTTYTIPIKQRSVLLGRDPQANLQLDTPTVSRRHAIIDTDNQGRYILRDYSTNGVFVNGKQVVGSVVLTNGAKIRIGPYTLVVRDDNLEILDQGDRIRLEAHDLILETKGKRRLDDLTFAIEPGQFVALVGGSGAGKSTLMRTLLGIEKITQGAVQINGVDLQKNFNLYRTQIGYVPQDDIIHRELTVAEVLTYAAKLRLPPDSNLPTVVEQALAAIKMTHRRHALISDLSGGQRKRVSIGVELLADPKLFFLDEPTSGLDPGLDKQMMQLLKDLAHQGGRTIILVTHATANITECDRIVFLGLGGRLCYFGTPQDALQFFGVNDFADIYIKLEQELEVVKYAMQFQQSSYYQKYIASQISFGNIQSTKSFAPTPKQISFWQQWLLLTQRYWQLIVRDRVNLGLALFTAPIGISLIMLALRDKTPFVEGNEADPTLASLALQVLFVFTCAALWVGLSSSLQEIVKESAIYLRERLVNLGLLAYLASKVTILSALAIVQTLLMVAVILLGFKSPDPKIISWSLGLAITTFLTLLASFSLGLLVSTIVRNSSQANSALPLLLLPQIIFSGVLFKTEGAINKLLSWLMVSRWSVGAYGTLVNVNNLVPLPTQLPDGSTIPQPFKPSAVYNATWENLTENWGLLLLHTAVYLLLTLLLQKRKDIF encoded by the coding sequence ATGGTACAGCTACCTTCACAAAGTCAGACTGTTCTCAGCACCAATCCTTATTTAGAATTAAATAATCAAGGTGAGGTTTTATACTTTGAGCTAAAAAAGCCACAGCATATTTTGGGACGCGATCCCAATGTAGCTGATTTAGTGGTTCCCCAACAGTGGAATGTTGTGTCTCGTTGTCAAGCAGTCTTACGACAAGATGGCGTTGACTACCGCATCTATGATGGTGATGGACAACAACCCAGTAGTAATAAGCTATATGTCAGTCATTCTCTAGTTACCCCCACAGAAGGCTATTACTTAAACCACGGTGTTGAACTGCAAATTGCCCAAAACCCAAATCAATTAATTCAGGTAAGATATTTCAACCCCAACAACGCACATTCAGTTACTACACCAACAACTTATACAATTCCGATAAAACAGCGTTCGGTGTTATTAGGACGCGATCCCCAAGCTAACTTGCAGTTAGATACGCCTACGGTTTCCCGTCGCCACGCCATCATAGATACGGATAATCAAGGACGCTACATTCTGCGGGACTACAGTACTAACGGAGTTTTCGTCAACGGTAAACAAGTCGTTGGTTCTGTGGTATTGACAAATGGGGCGAAAATCCGCATTGGCCCTTATACATTGGTAGTGCGGGATGATAATTTAGAAATTCTCGACCAAGGCGATCGCATTCGTCTAGAAGCGCATGACTTAATTCTGGAAACCAAAGGTAAACGGCGACTTGATGATTTAACTTTTGCTATTGAACCGGGACAGTTTGTGGCTTTAGTTGGCGGTAGTGGTGCGGGGAAGTCAACTTTGATGCGGACATTGTTGGGAATTGAGAAAATTACTCAAGGTGCTGTGCAGATTAACGGCGTAGATTTGCAGAAAAACTTTAATTTGTACCGCACTCAAATTGGTTATGTCCCCCAAGATGATATTATTCACCGAGAATTGACCGTGGCGGAAGTGCTAACCTATGCAGCCAAGCTGCGTTTACCACCGGATAGTAATTTGCCAACTGTGGTAGAACAGGCTTTAGCAGCGATTAAAATGACGCATCGCCGTCATGCTTTAATTAGTGATTTGAGTGGTGGACAACGCAAACGAGTTAGCATTGGCGTAGAATTGCTAGCCGATCCCAAATTGTTCTTTCTCGATGAACCCACTTCCGGACTCGATCCCGGCTTAGATAAACAGATGATGCAGCTATTAAAAGACTTAGCGCATCAAGGCGGGAGAACAATCATTTTAGTCACTCATGCGACAGCCAACATTACCGAATGCGATCGCATAGTGTTTCTCGGTTTGGGTGGGAGACTCTGCTATTTTGGTACACCCCAAGATGCATTACAGTTTTTTGGTGTTAACGACTTTGCAGATATTTATATCAAACTCGAACAAGAGTTAGAAGTAGTTAAATATGCGATGCAATTCCAGCAATCTAGCTATTATCAAAAATACATAGCTAGTCAAATCAGCTTTGGTAATATCCAGTCAACTAAATCCTTTGCACCGACTCCCAAGCAAATATCATTTTGGCAGCAGTGGCTGTTATTAACGCAACGTTACTGGCAATTAATTGTACGCGATCGCGTGAATTTGGGGTTAGCGCTGTTCACCGCACCCATCGGTATAAGCTTGATTATGTTAGCGCTGCGAGATAAAACCCCCTTTGTGGAAGGAAACGAAGCCGATCCCACCCTCGCATCATTAGCCTTGCAAGTATTATTTGTCTTTACTTGTGCAGCTTTATGGGTAGGACTTTCCAGTTCTCTGCAAGAAATAGTCAAAGAGTCAGCAATTTACTTAAGAGAACGCTTAGTTAATTTAGGATTATTAGCTTATCTTGCTTCCAAGGTCACAATTTTATCAGCTTTGGCAATTGTGCAAACCCTATTAATGGTAGCAGTAATTCTCTTAGGTTTTAAATCGCCCGACCCCAAAATTATTTCTTGGTCATTAGGATTAGCAATTACTACATTTCTCACCTTATTAGCAAGTTTTAGTTTAGGCTTACTTGTCTCGACAATTGTGAGAAACAGTAGTCAAGCGAATAGCGCTTTACCATTACTACTGCTACCACAAATTATCTTTTCTGGAGTTTTATTTAAAACTGAAGGTGCTATCAATAAATTATTGTCCTGGCTGATGGTCAGCCGTTGGTCAGTGGGAGCTTATGGGACTTTAGTTAATGTTAATAACCTTGTACCATTACCAACCCAATTACCTGATGGTAGTACAATTCCCCAACCCTTTAAACCTTCAGCAGTTTACAATGCCACATGGGAAAATTTAACTGAAAATTGGGGATTGTTATTATTACATACAGCCGTTTATTTATTGCTTACCTTGTTATTGCAAAAGCGGAAGGATATTTTTTAG
- a CDS encoding protein kinase domain-containing protein, with translation MTLTLLNNRYQVLRVLGSGGFGETFLAEDTQMPSSRRCVIKQLKPVANNPQVYQLIQQRFQQEAAILEELGDRSNQIPKLYAYFVENGQFYLVQEYIEGNTLTQIIKQQGLLSESAVKDILINILPVLEFVHSKRIVHRDIKPDNIILRFADSKPILIDFGAVKVSMGTIMTASGNSSQSIVIGTPGFMPMEQSVGRPVFSSDLYSLALTAIYLLTGKLPSEFPTDHGTGDILWRNAVPNTSADFAVVLDKAIQQSPRDRYLSARDMLAALQTPAAPTVPIIAPTIITTPTPPVSPGYAEIPTVAASPAPQYQPPTPPPSPLPYPNPPLPTSQGLGTWQQGVIIGGAIGIVVVGGLWLVQGKLSNQPQPVASVSPSSSPSVSPQITDTEISSGNSSTKTNTDTSSGNSSTKTNTDTPVVKPTTKAVIPVQTNTPIPSPQTTENPADTIEVLTEAEAKNLINNWLQAKKVMFAPPYNSQPAEELTTGKQYQQVAGYNGSINSLKTDGHYYKYGLQQIDSVDDFFVEGNEAIIQVKVTEDRKLFDRNGNILPKETDFKTRTVRYELELVDQRWKISATEIITK, from the coding sequence ATGACGTTAACACTATTGAATAATCGTTATCAAGTACTACGCGTGCTTGGTAGTGGCGGTTTTGGGGAAACTTTTTTGGCTGAAGATACTCAAATGCCCTCTAGCCGCCGTTGCGTAATTAAGCAACTGAAACCTGTAGCGAATAATCCGCAGGTTTACCAATTAATTCAGCAACGATTTCAACAGGAAGCAGCCATCTTAGAAGAATTAGGCGATCGCAGCAATCAAATTCCTAAGTTATATGCTTACTTTGTCGAGAATGGGCAATTTTATTTAGTACAGGAATATATTGAAGGTAACACTTTAACTCAAATCATTAAACAGCAAGGATTGCTGAGTGAAAGTGCAGTCAAGGATATTTTAATTAATATTTTACCAGTGCTAGAGTTTGTTCATAGCAAGCGCATTGTACATCGAGATATTAAACCAGATAATATAATTTTGCGGTTTGCAGATAGCAAACCAATTTTAATTGACTTCGGTGCAGTCAAAGTATCAATGGGTACAATTATGACTGCTTCTGGTAATTCCAGTCAGTCCATTGTCATTGGTACGCCAGGGTTTATGCCTATGGAACAATCAGTAGGCAGACCAGTTTTTTCTAGTGATTTGTATAGTTTAGCACTGACAGCTATTTATTTACTGACAGGCAAATTACCCTCAGAATTTCCTACAGATCATGGTACAGGGGACATTCTGTGGCGAAATGCTGTCCCGAATACCAGTGCAGATTTTGCGGTTGTTTTGGATAAAGCAATACAACAATCACCACGCGATCGCTATCTCAGCGCCAGAGATATGCTAGCAGCATTGCAGACTCCAGCTGCACCCACTGTACCGATTATCGCGCCCACAATCATCACTACACCAACTCCACCAGTTTCTCCTGGCTATGCAGAAATACCAACAGTCGCCGCATCGCCAGCACCGCAATATCAACCGCCAACTCCTCCCCCCTCGCCTTTGCCTTATCCCAATCCACCCTTACCTACTAGCCAAGGTTTAGGAACTTGGCAACAAGGTGTAATTATTGGTGGTGCCATAGGTATAGTTGTGGTTGGTGGTTTATGGTTAGTGCAAGGAAAATTATCTAATCAACCACAGCCAGTAGCCAGTGTTTCCCCTTCTAGTTCACCTTCTGTTTCTCCACAAATCACAGATACAGAAATCTCATCAGGTAATTCTTCAACTAAAACTAACACAGATACATCATCAGGTAATTCTTCAACGAAAACTAACACAGATACACCAGTTGTTAAACCTACTACTAAAGCAGTAATTCCTGTTCAAACAAATACCCCAATTCCCAGTCCTCAAACAACCGAAAACCCTGCAGATACAATCGAAGTATTGACAGAAGCCGAAGCCAAAAATTTAATTAATAACTGGCTACAAGCAAAAAAAGTCATGTTTGCACCTCCCTACAATTCTCAGCCAGCAGAGGAATTAACTACGGGGAAACAATATCAACAAGTTGCGGGATATAATGGCTCAATTAATTCTCTCAAAACTGACGGTCATTATTACAAATATGGCTTACAACAAATTGACAGCGTAGATGATTTCTTCGTTGAAGGCAACGAAGCCATTATTCAAGTAAAAGTTACTGAAGACCGGAAGCTTTTTGATAGAAATGGCAATATATTACCTAAAGAAACCGACTTTAAAACTAGAACAGTGCGCTATGAATTAGAACTTGTAGACCAGCGCTGGAAAATATCTGCTACTGAAATAATTACCAAATAA
- a CDS encoding D-alanyl-D-alanine carboxypeptidase family protein: MRFFSKLPYLARILIIATIVAFSIVICGTLMMRFSASNPAVQATTAPPTPSVVTTQPTSQPTSDLPAIPTAALPTNSTPLKVARTSSVNQKVNSNQLAYGHFPYTQANSNQMTLVGSYASGADQRFESLNIEAVQAFMKMTYAAREVGVWIIPVSGFRTIEQQQKLFLQQIKRRGSEKEAAKISAPPGYSEHHTGFALDLTDGKFPKQDITLAFENTDAYRWLTSHAKEFGFELSFPRNNSQGVSFEPWHWRYVGSAPATAVFANARNQR; encoded by the coding sequence ATGAGATTTTTCTCTAAGTTACCTTATCTTGCCCGCATTTTAATTATTGCCACAATTGTTGCCTTTAGTATAGTAATTTGTGGGACATTAATGATGCGATTTTCAGCATCAAATCCAGCAGTTCAAGCTACCACTGCACCCCCTACACCGAGTGTAGTTACTACTCAACCAACATCACAACCAACATCAGATTTACCTGCAATACCAACAGCAGCTTTACCGACGAATTCCACTCCTCTAAAAGTAGCTAGAACTAGTTCAGTTAATCAAAAAGTCAACTCTAATCAGCTAGCTTATGGGCATTTTCCCTATACACAAGCAAATTCCAATCAAATGACGCTAGTTGGTAGTTATGCTAGTGGTGCAGATCAGCGCTTTGAATCTTTAAATATTGAAGCTGTACAAGCATTTATGAAAATGACTTATGCAGCTAGAGAAGTAGGCGTTTGGATTATTCCTGTATCTGGATTTCGCACTATCGAACAACAACAAAAGTTATTTCTACAACAAATTAAGCGCCGGGGTTCTGAAAAAGAAGCTGCAAAAATTAGCGCACCACCAGGTTACAGCGAACACCATACAGGCTTTGCTTTAGATTTAACAGATGGTAAATTTCCCAAACAAGATATTACTTTAGCATTTGAAAATACAGATGCTTATCGTTGGTTGACTAGCCACGCTAAAGAATTTGGCTTTGAATTATCGTTTCCTCGTAACAATTCTCAAGGTGTAAGTTTTGAGCCTTGGCACTGGCGATATGTAGGTTCAGCACCTGCAACTGCTGTATTTGCGAATGCTAGAAATCAACGATAA
- a CDS encoding GMC oxidoreductase, whose translation MVYRAYNRRQFIQTAAFFSAGLATSVVTSRKTLADELDYQAIVIGSGYGGAIASLRLGQAGVKTLIIERGRRWPIKNVQPGLNSQDYTFANFDLVNPDKRSTWLSSTTVFGTPTPQVYTGVFETLVETGITVVNGAGFGGGSLVNNAIAYQPKKEIFYRVFNRKLVDYDELDSVYYPRVKQMLQPSPIPRDVLKTKYYGKTRFFIENARRAGYNSFLLDLAVDWNKVRDEIKGTRVASVIDGQNWWGVNSGAKNSLDNNYLRQAEYTGNIDVLTLHIVTEIAEIPGEKRGYRITCNKIDEFGNVMGSPVTLTCRYLFMAAGSVGTSKLLVKAKAKGTLPKLNQFVGQFWGTNGDNITTRTELGTVSGNGGTAGAVIEQLNAPVPFVVESLELAISPDGTQTCLGLGLTPPAGRFEYNATTDSVNLIWDQSADEQIISSTETLFQNLDQYANFNGNNFGRKPKHRGHRGMIPRQHISSPNYPTPSADSQNNDAAITGHPLGGCVIGKACDSYGRVLGYKGLYVVDGALIPGSTACTNPFLTISAIAERCMDKIIKRDIFKS comes from the coding sequence ATGGTCTACAGAGCTTATAATCGCCGTCAATTTATTCAAACAGCTGCTTTCTTTTCTGCTGGTTTAGCAACCTCAGTGGTTACTTCTCGTAAAACTCTTGCTGATGAGCTTGATTACCAGGCTATTGTCATTGGTAGTGGATATGGAGGAGCCATAGCTTCTTTACGTTTAGGACAAGCTGGTGTAAAAACTCTGATTATCGAGCGAGGAAGACGCTGGCCAATTAAGAATGTTCAACCTGGTCTCAACTCACAAGACTATACTTTTGCTAATTTCGATTTAGTTAATCCCGATAAGCGCTCTACTTGGCTGAGTTCAACAACTGTGTTTGGAACTCCAACACCACAAGTATATACAGGCGTTTTTGAAACTCTTGTAGAAACAGGAATTACTGTTGTTAATGGTGCTGGCTTTGGTGGAGGTTCACTGGTTAATAATGCTATTGCTTATCAACCAAAAAAAGAGATATTCTATCGAGTTTTTAATCGAAAATTAGTTGATTATGACGAACTAGATTCTGTTTACTATCCCAGAGTCAAACAGATGCTGCAACCATCGCCAATCCCCCGTGATGTTTTAAAGACTAAATATTATGGCAAAACAAGATTCTTTATAGAAAATGCTCGTAGAGCAGGCTATAACAGTTTCTTGTTAGATTTGGCAGTAGATTGGAACAAAGTTCGGGATGAAATCAAAGGCACAAGAGTAGCTTCTGTAATTGATGGACAAAACTGGTGGGGTGTTAATAGTGGAGCTAAAAATAGCTTAGATAATAACTATCTACGACAGGCAGAATATACAGGTAATATAGATGTTCTGACTTTACATATAGTTACTGAAATTGCCGAAATTCCTGGCGAAAAGCGAGGGTATCGCATCACTTGCAATAAAATTGATGAATTTGGGAACGTGATGGGTTCTCCAGTAACTTTAACTTGTCGTTATTTATTCATGGCGGCTGGTTCTGTTGGTACTTCCAAATTATTGGTTAAAGCTAAAGCTAAAGGCACATTACCTAAATTGAATCAGTTTGTTGGTCAATTTTGGGGAACTAATGGAGACAACATCACAACCAGAACAGAGTTAGGTACTGTATCAGGTAATGGTGGAACTGCAGGTGCTGTGATTGAACAACTTAATGCTCCTGTGCCTTTTGTGGTTGAAAGTCTGGAACTAGCAATTAGTCCTGATGGTACACAAACTTGCTTGGGTCTAGGCCTAACGCCTCCAGCAGGCAGATTTGAATATAATGCAACTACAGATTCTGTCAACTTAATTTGGGATCAAAGTGCAGATGAACAAATTATTAGTAGCACAGAAACCTTGTTCCAAAATCTTGACCAATACGCTAATTTCAATGGCAATAATTTTGGCAGAAAACCCAAACATCGTGGGCACCGAGGAATGATACCACGTCAACATATATCTTCTCCAAATTATCCAACACCATCAGCAGATTCTCAAAATAATGATGCTGCTATTACTGGACATCCTTTAGGAGGATGTGTCATCGGGAAAGCTTGTGATTCCTATGGCCGAGTTTTGGGTTATAAAGGACTCTATGTTGTTGATGGTGCCCTAATTCCCGGCTCAACAGCTTGTACCAATCCTTTCTTGACCATTAGCGCCATAGCAGAACGTTGCATGGACAAGATTATTAAACGAGATATATTCAAAAGTTAA